In Achromobacter xylosoxidans A8, a single window of DNA contains:
- a CDS encoding LysR family transcriptional regulator: MDSLNGIHAFVHAAQRGSYVAAAEHLGLSASAVGKSVARLEDRLGVRLLNRSTRRISLTEEGALYLERCLRIVNELDEAEAEVTRGREAPRGRLRVSVPAIGYRLLLPLLPEFTRRYPEIELELDFNDRIVDVIGEGLDAVIRSGEFADSRLRARPLRPYRFVVAGAPAYLAARGRPRAPGDLDGHARLAYRYPGTSQVQPWQFRDGPVAPAPAALSFNSVEALIGAAQAGLGLAYLPDFALRAALDEGRLATVLDDCLDADGRFSVLWPDSRHPLPKLRAFVDFMAERLGA, encoded by the coding sequence ATGGACAGCCTGAACGGAATACACGCCTTCGTCCACGCCGCCCAGCGCGGCAGCTATGTCGCGGCCGCGGAGCATCTGGGCCTGTCGGCCTCGGCCGTGGGCAAGAGCGTGGCGCGGCTGGAGGACAGGCTGGGCGTGCGCCTGCTCAACCGCAGCACGCGGCGCATCAGCCTGACCGAGGAGGGCGCGCTCTACCTGGAGCGCTGCCTGCGCATCGTGAACGAACTGGATGAGGCCGAGGCCGAGGTAACCCGGGGCCGCGAGGCGCCGCGCGGCCGGCTGCGGGTCAGCGTGCCGGCCATCGGCTACCGCCTGCTGCTGCCGCTGCTGCCCGAGTTCACCCGCCGCTATCCGGAGATCGAGCTGGAGCTGGATTTCAACGACCGCATCGTCGATGTCATCGGCGAGGGGTTGGATGCGGTGATACGCAGCGGGGAGTTCGCCGATTCGCGCTTGCGGGCGCGGCCGCTGCGGCCTTATCGCTTCGTGGTGGCGGGCGCGCCCGCCTATCTGGCCGCCCGCGGCAGGCCGCGAGCGCCGGGCGACCTGGACGGCCATGCCAGGCTGGCCTATCGCTATCCGGGCACGAGCCAGGTACAGCCATGGCAGTTCCGCGACGGCCCTGTCGCGCCCGCGCCGGCGGCGCTGAGCTTCAACAGCGTGGAGGCGTTGATCGGCGCGGCCCAAGCTGGGTTGGGCCTGGCCTACCTGCCTGATTTCGCGCTGCGGGCGGCCTTGGACGAAGGCCGTCTCGCCACCGTGTTGGACGACTGTCTCGATGCAGACGGCCGTTTTTCCGTGCTGTGGCCGGACAGCAGGCATCCGCTGCCCAAGCTGCGGGCCTTCGTCGATTTCATGGCCGAACGGCTGGGCGCCTAG
- a CDS encoding DMT family transporter, producing the protein MRLIPVALALFWGLNWPAVKIILSIFPPFTLRLLGLGSGAVLLLLLARAKRVPLLPPRESWRGIVVGGLLAVAAFNLLVAWAQLSTSTSRAAVLTFTMPMMSAVLAWAVLGERLDRRRALALLLGAAGVSILAWPVLRAVFGEHDAAAAKGLVFPLVAAFGWAAGTVYLKGWPVAGDRIVVTAWQLAVGAACALGGMLIAGESFPTQGWNGRVVAALSFHIILGTAVAYWLWFVLSERVSATVAALTTLMVPVVGVLGAMALVGDRPAALDWWGFALVLGGAALIVLNLGAAPAPRTRP; encoded by the coding sequence GTGCGCCTGATCCCGGTGGCGCTGGCCCTGTTCTGGGGCCTGAACTGGCCGGCGGTGAAGATCATCCTGTCGATCTTCCCGCCGTTCACCTTGCGCCTGCTCGGCCTGGGCAGCGGCGCGGTGCTGCTGTTGCTGCTGGCGCGCGCCAAGCGGGTGCCGCTGTTGCCGCCGCGCGAGTCGTGGCGGGGCATCGTCGTGGGCGGCCTGCTTGCCGTTGCCGCCTTCAATCTGCTGGTGGCCTGGGCGCAGCTCAGCACCAGCACCTCGCGCGCGGCGGTGCTGACTTTCACCATGCCGATGATGTCGGCCGTGCTGGCCTGGGCGGTGCTGGGCGAACGGCTGGACCGGCGCCGGGCGCTGGCCTTGCTGCTGGGCGCGGCCGGGGTCTCCATCCTGGCCTGGCCGGTGCTGCGCGCGGTCTTCGGCGAGCACGACGCCGCCGCGGCCAAGGGCCTGGTGTTTCCGCTGGTGGCGGCCTTCGGCTGGGCCGCGGGCACGGTCTACCTGAAGGGCTGGCCGGTGGCCGGCGACCGCATCGTCGTCACCGCCTGGCAGTTGGCGGTGGGCGCGGCCTGCGCCCTGGGCGGCATGCTGATCGCGGGCGAATCGTTTCCCACGCAGGGCTGGAACGGCCGCGTGGTGGCGGCGCTGTCATTCCACATCATCTTGGGTACTGCCGTCGCGTACTGGCTCTGGTTCGTGCTGAGCGAGCGCGTCAGCGCCACGGTGGCGGCGCTGACCACATTGATGGTGCCGGTGGTGGGCGTGTTGGGCGCGATGGCGCTGGTAGGCGACCGACCCGCCGCCCTGGACTGGTGGGGCTTTGCCCTGGTGCTGGGCGGGGCGGCGCTGATCGTGCTGAATCTGGGCGCCGCGCCGGCGCCGCGAACCAGGCCATAA
- a CDS encoding DUF72 domain-containing protein: MPQAHPHPKDGAIRIGIGGWTYAPWRGVFYPENLPHARELEYASSQLSAIEINGTYYSTQKPATFAKWRDETPEGFVFSLKASRYATNRRELAGAKDSIHRFVHSGIAELGPKLGPIVWQFAPTKVFDADDFGAFLALLPEKVDGLPLRHVLDVRHASFACEEYLELARRHGAATVYTDSEDYPSIADRTADFVYARLMRASAAYKAGYAPKALDAWAERLRGWARGTHPADLPLAGAPSKKARPGDVFAFFINGAKERAPMAARAMIERL; this comes from the coding sequence ATGCCGCAAGCGCATCCTCATCCGAAAGACGGCGCCATCCGCATCGGTATCGGCGGCTGGACCTATGCCCCCTGGCGTGGCGTCTTCTACCCCGAAAACCTGCCGCACGCGCGCGAACTGGAATACGCCAGCAGCCAGCTCAGCGCCATCGAGATCAATGGCACCTACTACAGCACCCAGAAGCCGGCCACCTTCGCCAAATGGCGCGATGAAACGCCAGAAGGCTTCGTGTTTTCGCTGAAGGCTTCGCGCTACGCGACCAACCGCCGCGAACTGGCGGGCGCCAAAGACTCGATCCACCGCTTCGTGCACAGCGGCATCGCCGAGCTAGGCCCCAAGCTGGGGCCCATCGTCTGGCAGTTCGCGCCGACCAAGGTCTTTGACGCGGACGACTTCGGCGCCTTCCTTGCGCTGCTGCCGGAGAAGGTCGACGGCCTGCCGCTGCGGCACGTGCTGGACGTGCGCCATGCCAGCTTCGCCTGCGAGGAATATCTGGAGCTGGCTCGGCGCCACGGCGCGGCCACGGTCTACACGGACAGCGAGGACTACCCGTCCATCGCCGACCGCACGGCCGATTTCGTGTACGCGCGGCTGATGCGCGCCAGCGCGGCCTACAAGGCGGGCTATGCGCCCAAGGCGTTGGACGCCTGGGCGGAGCGCCTGCGCGGCTGGGCGCGCGGGACGCATCCGGCCGACTTGCCACTGGCCGGCGCCCCGTCCAAGAAGGCTCGGCCTGGAGACGTCTTTGCCTTTTTCATCAATGGCGCGAAGGAACGCGCGCCGATGGCGGCGCGCGCCATGATCGAACGCCTGTAG
- a CDS encoding MFS transporter, with protein MPSSASVPVSPGWTVLAVCTAALILPLSFSGGAIATPAIGRDLGGGAQALGWITNAFMLSFGSLLMAAGTLADAYGRKRLFVSGVALFVLVSVALALAPTVAWLDGLRALQGAGAAAALAGGSASLAHACPGPARTRAFGVLGASFGAGLALGPMLAGLLIDSLGWRAVFLSSAAVGALALALALPRMQESRDPQAGPLDWAGSLAFTCALALLTWGILETPAARGASALAWKLLTAAALCLLAFVAIERRVRRPMLDLALLRYPRFVGVQMLPVATCYCYVVLLVLLPIRFIGIEGRGEAGAGLAMAALSAPLLFMPAVAVWTTRWMSAGRSCALGLLAAALGLYWLSRIDVAQPAQAALWPMLLIGAGTGLPWGLMDGLSMSVAPPERAGMAAGIFSTTRVAGEGIALASVNALLSLLIAHRLGADPGPAAQYLAAGDMAQALAHLPGAGPALLRQAYDDAFRQLPHALVAITLACAAVVALFLDAPRSQTLQTRMP; from the coding sequence ATGCCTTCCTCTGCCTCTGTTCCCGTTTCCCCGGGCTGGACCGTGCTTGCCGTCTGCACGGCCGCCCTCATCCTGCCCTTGAGCTTTTCTGGCGGCGCCATCGCCACGCCCGCCATCGGCCGCGACCTGGGCGGCGGCGCCCAGGCGCTCGGCTGGATCACCAACGCCTTCATGCTGAGCTTCGGCAGCCTGCTGATGGCGGCCGGCACGCTGGCCGACGCCTATGGCCGCAAGCGCCTGTTCGTGTCCGGCGTGGCCTTGTTCGTGCTGGTATCGGTTGCGCTGGCGCTCGCACCCACGGTGGCCTGGCTGGACGGCCTGCGCGCGCTGCAAGGCGCGGGCGCCGCCGCGGCCCTGGCCGGCGGCTCGGCGTCCCTGGCCCACGCCTGCCCGGGTCCGGCGCGCACCCGCGCCTTCGGCGTGCTCGGCGCCAGTTTCGGCGCGGGCCTGGCGCTGGGACCGATGCTGGCCGGACTGCTGATCGACAGCCTGGGTTGGCGCGCGGTCTTCCTGTCGAGCGCCGCGGTCGGCGCGCTGGCGCTGGCCCTCGCCCTGCCCCGGATGCAGGAATCGCGGGACCCGCAAGCAGGCCCGCTGGACTGGGCCGGCAGCCTGGCCTTCACCTGCGCGCTGGCGCTATTGACCTGGGGCATCCTGGAAACACCCGCCGCGCGCGGCGCGTCGGCGCTGGCCTGGAAACTGCTGACCGCCGCGGCGCTGTGCCTGCTGGCCTTCGTGGCGATAGAGCGGCGCGTGCGCCGGCCGATGCTGGACCTGGCGCTCTTGCGCTATCCGCGCTTTGTGGGCGTGCAGATGCTGCCCGTGGCGACCTGCTATTGCTATGTGGTGCTGCTGGTGCTGCTGCCGATCCGTTTCATCGGCATCGAGGGGCGCGGCGAAGCCGGCGCGGGACTGGCGATGGCGGCCCTGTCCGCGCCGCTGCTCTTCATGCCGGCGGTGGCCGTCTGGACCACGCGCTGGATGAGCGCGGGCCGCAGTTGCGCACTGGGCCTGCTTGCCGCCGCCCTGGGCCTGTATTGGCTCAGCCGCATCGACGTCGCGCAGCCGGCCCAGGCCGCGCTCTGGCCCATGCTGCTGATCGGCGCCGGCACCGGCCTGCCCTGGGGCCTTATGGACGGCCTCTCGATGAGCGTCGCGCCGCCCGAGCGCGCAGGCATGGCCGCCGGCATCTTCAGCACCACCCGCGTGGCCGGAGAAGGCATCGCGCTGGCCAGCGTCAACGCCTTGCTGAGCTTGCTGATCGCCCATCGGCTCGGCGCGGATCCCGGCCCCGCCGCGCAATACCTCGCGGCCGGCGACATGGCGCAGGCCCTGGCCCACCTGCCCGGCGCGGGCCCGGCGCTGCTGCGCCAGGCTTATGACGACGCCTTCCGCCAACTGCCGCACGCGCTGGTCGCGATCACCCTGGCCTGCGCTGCGGTGGTGGCGCTGTTCCTGGATGCCCCGCGCAGCCAGACGCTGCAGACACGCATGCCATAA
- a CDS encoding enoyl-CoA hydratase/isomerase family protein has product MTTPAPLDVAHDGPIARLTLNRPEMRNAFDDTLIAALTSAVQAAVDDPAVRVLLLTGAGKAFCAGGDLNWMRKMATLTDAENRADATKLASMLHAIWSCPKPVVACVNGDAYAGGMGLVSACDIAIAADSAHFCLSETRLGLLPATISPYVLRAMGERAANRYFLTAERFDAATAFRLGLVHDIAPLAELPQRAEALCLALCDNGPGAVQASKRLVRDFAGQDIDAALIADTVERIAAVRSTDEAREGVSAFLEKREPAWRAKR; this is encoded by the coding sequence ATGACCACGCCCGCCCCGCTGGACGTCGCCCACGACGGCCCCATCGCCCGCCTGACGCTGAATCGCCCCGAGATGCGCAACGCGTTCGACGACACGCTGATCGCCGCCCTGACCAGCGCCGTGCAGGCGGCGGTGGACGATCCGGCCGTGCGCGTGCTGCTGCTGACCGGCGCGGGCAAGGCCTTCTGCGCGGGCGGCGACCTGAACTGGATGCGCAAGATGGCCACGCTGACCGACGCCGAGAACCGCGCCGACGCGACCAAGTTGGCCAGCATGCTGCACGCGATCTGGTCCTGCCCCAAGCCGGTGGTGGCCTGCGTCAACGGCGACGCCTATGCCGGCGGCATGGGCCTGGTGTCGGCCTGCGACATCGCCATCGCCGCGGACAGCGCGCACTTCTGCCTGTCGGAAACCCGGCTGGGGCTGCTACCCGCCACGATCAGCCCCTATGTGCTGCGCGCCATGGGCGAGCGCGCGGCCAACCGTTACTTCCTGACCGCCGAACGCTTCGACGCGGCGACCGCTTTCCGGCTGGGCCTGGTGCACGACATCGCGCCCCTGGCCGAGCTGCCGCAGCGCGCCGAGGCGCTGTGCCTCGCCCTGTGCGACAACGGCCCCGGCGCGGTGCAGGCCAGCAAGCGGCTGGTGCGCGACTTCGCCGGCCAGGACATCGACGCCGCGCTCATCGCCGACACGGTGGAACGCATCGCGGCCGTGCGCAGCACGGACGAAGCGCGCGAAGGCGTCAGCGCCTTCCTGGAAAAGCGCGAACCCGCCTGGCGCGCGAAGCGCTAG
- a CDS encoding Zn-dependent hydrolase — MPHAFPPLNAERLWARVETLSRYTLPDVPWTRRAFSPLFDEARAWLRGEFEAAGLSTRLDAGGNLVGTLAGRDPARQPIATGSHCDTVMAGGRFDGIIGVLAGIEVAHSLREQGVQLEHPFEVIDFLSEEPSDYGISCVGSRALCGQLTPDMLQARNPDGETLAAGIARIGGDPSALGAPLRGPGGTAAFVELHIEQGPVLESRGLPIGVVTNIVGIRRVQITVEGQPDHAGTTPMDIRRDALVGAARIIDAANRQASAASGNPHYVVATVGRLSMTPNAANAVPGRVELTLEMRSDSDAVLDAFPETLMAGVAGDLKALRLTASFTQLSRARPTDCTPLVMDAVQAAADQLGYASMRLPSGAGHDAVYMAPTGPIGMIFIPCLNGRSHCPEEWIEPSQLLDGTRVLYQSVLELDRKLRAA, encoded by the coding sequence ATGCCACACGCTTTTCCTCCCCTGAACGCCGAGCGCCTCTGGGCCCGCGTCGAAACCCTTTCCCGATACACGCTGCCCGACGTCCCCTGGACGCGCCGCGCGTTCTCGCCGCTGTTCGACGAAGCCCGCGCCTGGCTGCGCGGCGAATTCGAAGCCGCGGGCCTCTCGACCCGCCTGGACGCCGGCGGCAACCTGGTCGGCACGCTGGCCGGGCGCGATCCGGCGCGCCAGCCCATCGCCACCGGCTCGCACTGCGACACCGTCATGGCCGGCGGCCGGTTCGACGGCATCATCGGCGTGCTGGCCGGCATCGAAGTGGCCCACAGCCTGCGCGAGCAAGGCGTGCAGCTGGAGCACCCTTTCGAGGTCATCGACTTCCTGTCCGAAGAGCCCAGCGACTACGGCATTTCCTGCGTCGGCAGCCGCGCTCTCTGCGGCCAGTTGACGCCCGACATGCTGCAGGCCCGCAACCCCGATGGCGAAACGCTGGCGGCTGGCATTGCCCGCATCGGCGGCGACCCCTCGGCGCTGGGCGCGCCGCTGCGCGGCCCAGGCGGCACTGCCGCCTTCGTCGAACTGCATATCGAACAAGGCCCGGTGCTGGAAAGCCGCGGCCTGCCCATCGGCGTGGTCACCAACATCGTCGGCATCCGCCGCGTGCAGATCACGGTGGAAGGCCAGCCCGACCATGCCGGCACCACGCCCATGGACATCCGCCGCGACGCCCTGGTGGGCGCGGCCCGCATTATCGACGCGGCCAACCGCCAGGCCAGCGCCGCCAGCGGCAATCCGCATTACGTGGTCGCCACCGTGGGCCGCCTGTCGATGACGCCCAACGCCGCCAACGCGGTGCCGGGGCGCGTCGAACTGACGCTGGAAATGCGCAGCGACAGCGATGCCGTGCTGGATGCGTTTCCGGAAACCTTGATGGCAGGCGTGGCGGGCGATCTCAAGGCGCTGCGCCTGACCGCCAGCTTCACGCAACTGAGCCGCGCCCGTCCCACCGACTGCACGCCGCTGGTGATGGACGCGGTGCAGGCCGCCGCGGATCAGTTGGGCTATGCCTCGATGCGCCTGCCCAGCGGCGCCGGACACGACGCGGTCTACATGGCGCCCACCGGTCCCATCGGCATGATCTTCATCCCCTGCCTGAACGGCCGCAGCCACTGCCCGGAAGAGTGGATCGAGCCCTCGCAATTGCTGGACGGCACCCGCGTGCTGTACCAGTCGGTGCTGGAACTGGACCGAAAACTGCGCGCCGCCTGA
- a CDS encoding DMT family transporter codes for MLLLCVCWGFQQIAIKLVAADVSPIMQIGLRSAFAALVLAVAVWRREGLRAFTDGTALPGLIVGLLFAGEFLFVAQGLVYTTASHMSVFLYTAPIFAALGLHWLLPEERLKPLQWLGVVIAFCGIAVAFLGKGQPAGSAAAPNMLLGDAMGLLAGLFWGATTVAIRKTSLSEAAPAKTLFYQMAVAAITLLAFAAATGNAGFRYTQAAVLSVAFQSVVVALSSYLAWFWLLRRYLASRLSILSFMTPLFGVSFGVIILDEPLDGGFVLGALLVLAGITLVSGAELLREKLRRTR; via the coding sequence ATGCTGCTGTTGTGCGTCTGCTGGGGCTTCCAGCAGATCGCCATCAAACTGGTGGCCGCGGACGTCTCGCCCATCATGCAGATCGGACTGCGCTCGGCCTTCGCGGCGCTGGTGCTGGCGGTGGCCGTGTGGCGGCGCGAAGGCCTGCGCGCCTTCACCGATGGCACGGCGCTGCCCGGCTTGATCGTGGGCCTGCTGTTCGCCGGAGAATTCCTGTTCGTGGCGCAAGGCCTGGTCTACACCACGGCCTCGCACATGTCGGTGTTCCTGTACACCGCGCCCATCTTCGCTGCGCTGGGGCTGCACTGGCTGCTGCCCGAGGAGCGCCTGAAGCCGCTGCAGTGGCTGGGCGTGGTCATCGCCTTTTGCGGCATCGCCGTGGCCTTCCTGGGCAAGGGCCAGCCCGCAGGCTCCGCCGCCGCTCCGAACATGCTGCTGGGCGACGCGATGGGACTGCTGGCAGGCCTGTTCTGGGGCGCCACCACGGTGGCGATCCGCAAGACCTCGCTGTCGGAAGCCGCGCCCGCCAAGACGCTGTTCTACCAGATGGCGGTCGCGGCCATCACCCTGCTGGCATTCGCGGCGGCCACCGGCAACGCCGGCTTCCGCTACACGCAGGCGGCAGTGCTCAGCGTCGCCTTCCAGTCGGTGGTCGTGGCTCTATCCAGCTACCTGGCGTGGTTCTGGCTGCTGCGCCGCTACCTGGCCTCGCGCCTGTCCATCCTGTCGTTCATGACGCCGCTGTTCGGCGTGAGTTTCGGCGTGATCATCCTGGACGAGCCGCTGGACGGCGGCTTCGTGCTGGGCGCCCTGCTGGTGCTGGCCGGCATCACCCTGGTCAGCGGCGCCGAACTGCTGCGCGAGAAGTTGCGGCGCACCCGCTGA
- a CDS encoding LysE family translocator, producing the protein MPDFTHLMTFALVALGMVLTPGPNMIYLVSRSISQGAQAGLISLGGVAVGFIFYVLCAAFGITALLMAVPYAYDALRIGGALYLLYMAWQALRPGGRSPFQVRELPKSSPRTLFTMGLVTNLLNPKIAIMYVSLLPQFIQPERGSVFTQSLALGMTQVAISLTVNALIAIMAGSIAGFLAGRPLWMVVQRWLMGTVLAGLAVRMLMDNRR; encoded by the coding sequence ATGCCCGACTTTACCCATTTGATGACGTTCGCCCTGGTTGCCCTGGGCATGGTGCTCACGCCCGGGCCCAACATGATCTACCTGGTTTCCCGTTCCATTTCGCAAGGCGCGCAGGCGGGCCTGATTTCGCTGGGGGGCGTGGCGGTCGGCTTCATCTTCTACGTGCTCTGCGCCGCGTTCGGCATCACGGCGCTGCTGATGGCAGTGCCTTACGCCTACGACGCGCTGCGCATCGGCGGCGCGCTGTACCTGCTCTACATGGCCTGGCAGGCGCTGCGTCCGGGCGGGCGTTCGCCGTTCCAGGTGCGCGAGCTGCCCAAAAGCAGCCCGCGCACGCTGTTCACGATGGGGCTGGTGACCAACCTGCTCAATCCCAAGATCGCGATCATGTATGTGTCGCTGCTGCCGCAGTTCATCCAACCCGAGCGCGGCAGCGTGTTCACGCAGTCGCTAGCGCTGGGCATGACGCAGGTCGCCATCAGCCTGACGGTCAATGCGCTGATCGCCATCATGGCGGGTTCCATCGCCGGGTTCCTGGCGGGCCGTCCCTTGTGGATGGTGGTGCAGCGCTGGCTGATGGGGACGGTGCTGGCCGGATTGGCGGTGCGCATGCTGATGGACAACCGCCGCTGA
- a CDS encoding thioredoxin family protein, which produces MEQIELNDSTADRYLLDAPGLSLLVFHSRTCGTCRIAREQLPQLELPVERVCWVDAGDNRGMVERYEVFHLPAMFVTRDGAFFGPVQSTLAEWDLRQQIGLALDSYPAELP; this is translated from the coding sequence ATGGAACAGATAGAACTCAACGACAGCACCGCCGACCGCTACCTGCTGGACGCGCCCGGCCTGTCCCTGCTGGTCTTCCACAGCCGCACCTGCGGCACCTGCCGCATCGCCCGCGAACAACTGCCGCAGCTGGAGCTGCCCGTGGAACGCGTGTGCTGGGTCGACGCCGGCGACAACCGCGGCATGGTCGAGCGCTACGAGGTCTTCCACCTGCCCGCCATGTTCGTGACTCGCGACGGCGCCTTCTTCGGCCCGGTCCAATCGACCCTGGCGGAATGGGACCTGCGCCAGCAGATCGGCCTGGCCCTGGACAGCTACCCCGCCGAACTGCCGTGA
- a CDS encoding GNAT family N-acetyltransferase, with protein MQPRVNAYQQPIGPDMTGWTTRPRPPLTPITGRYCRLEPLSAERHAEDLYQAFSQAPDDSDWTYMSVGPFADLAAYRQFAEKAQAGNDPLHHAIIDLETGRAIGTLALMRIDPANGAIEVGFVSFSRQLKRTRIATEAQFLLMSRAFDELGYRRYEWKCDSLNAPSRAAAARLGFEFEGIFRQATVYKGRSRDTAWFAMVDGDWPALRAAYERWLSPDNFDAQGRQRQGLSELTAEARAACA; from the coding sequence ATGCAACCCCGCGTCAACGCTTACCAGCAACCCATCGGCCCGGACATGACGGGCTGGACCACGCGTCCGCGTCCGCCCCTGACGCCCATCACCGGCCGCTATTGCCGGCTGGAGCCGCTGTCGGCCGAGCGCCACGCCGAGGACCTGTACCAGGCATTCAGCCAGGCGCCGGACGACAGCGACTGGACCTATATGTCGGTGGGACCTTTCGCGGACCTGGCGGCCTATCGCCAGTTCGCCGAGAAGGCGCAGGCCGGCAACGACCCCTTGCACCACGCCATCATCGACCTGGAAACGGGCCGCGCCATCGGCACGCTGGCGCTGATGCGCATCGACCCGGCCAACGGCGCGATCGAGGTCGGCTTCGTGTCGTTCTCGCGCCAGCTCAAGCGCACCCGCATCGCCACCGAGGCCCAGTTCCTGCTGATGAGCCGCGCCTTCGACGAGCTGGGCTACCGCCGCTACGAATGGAAGTGCGACAGCCTGAACGCGCCGTCGCGCGCGGCCGCTGCCCGCCTGGGTTTCGAGTTCGAAGGCATCTTTCGCCAGGCCACGGTGTACAAGGGCCGCAGCCGCGACACGGCCTGGTTCGCCATGGTCGACGGCGACTGGCCCGCGCTGCGCGCCGCCTATGAACGCTGGCTGAGCCCGGACAATTTCGATGCGCAAGGCCGGCAGCGGCAGGGCCTGTCCGAACTGACGGCAGAGGCGCGCGCCGCGTGCGCCTGA
- a CDS encoding PLP-dependent aminotransferase family protein, producing MIKSTTIPYFNRAMTATTALLSSPLTRGPGALPRQRQLIQRLKQAILAGQLPAGGKLPSSRALSEDLDISRNTVLIAYEQLTAEGYVIADRQGTRVAPLSAAAAIAAKRAAPPTAQPTLTAKRLTRIVSTRYAHDGSLPMTPGTPALTQFPINAWRRAQDRALQAAPATALGYGHPVGEPALREAIAQYLRVSRGVRCDASRIVITEGAQGALALCVQLLTNPGDTAWLEDPGYRGAKSAFHGGDLDVVAMRVDADGIVIPESAWQERPPRLIQTTPSHQYPTGAVLSLPRRLGLIERARQAGAWIIEDDYDSEFRHQGEPIAAMQGLVEDAPVLYVGTFSKTMFPALRLGFVVLPEAIAAQAMPSIIEMLRGGHRLEQLTMAAFMENGQFSRHLGRMRRLYRERQGALREALAAHLGIEHEVLGGHSGLHLTVRLPAAYPDREIVEEARKIGMNPGALSSFAVAARAEDNGLVIGYGNTGAERFPALVQRLRKVVLAARQAS from the coding sequence ATGATAAAAAGCACCACGATTCCATATTTTAATAGGGCCATGACCGCCACCACCGCCCTGCTTTCCAGCCCGCTCACGCGCGGCCCCGGCGCCCTGCCGCGCCAACGCCAACTGATCCAGCGCCTCAAGCAGGCCATCCTGGCAGGCCAGTTGCCCGCGGGCGGCAAGCTGCCCTCGTCGCGCGCCCTGTCCGAGGACCTGGACATCTCGCGCAACACGGTGCTGATCGCCTACGAACAGCTCACGGCCGAAGGCTACGTGATCGCCGACCGCCAGGGCACGCGGGTAGCCCCCCTGTCGGCCGCCGCGGCCATCGCCGCCAAACGCGCGGCCCCGCCCACCGCGCAGCCTACCCTCACGGCCAAGCGGCTGACGCGCATCGTCTCCACGCGCTACGCCCACGACGGCTCGCTGCCCATGACGCCCGGCACGCCGGCGCTGACGCAGTTCCCCATCAATGCCTGGCGCCGCGCCCAGGACCGCGCATTGCAAGCCGCCCCGGCCACCGCGCTGGGCTATGGCCATCCCGTGGGCGAGCCCGCCCTGCGCGAAGCCATCGCCCAGTACCTGCGCGTGTCCCGCGGCGTGCGCTGCGACGCCTCGCGCATCGTCATCACCGAAGGCGCCCAGGGCGCGCTGGCGCTCTGCGTGCAGCTCCTGACCAATCCCGGCGACACCGCCTGGCTGGAAGACCCCGGCTACCGCGGCGCCAAATCGGCCTTCCACGGCGGCGACCTGGACGTGGTGGCCATGCGCGTGGACGCGGACGGCATCGTGATCCCCGAAAGCGCCTGGCAGGAACGTCCGCCCCGCCTCATCCAGACCACGCCGTCGCACCAGTACCCCACCGGTGCGGTGCTGTCCCTGCCGCGCCGCCTGGGCCTGATCGAACGCGCCCGCCAGGCCGGCGCCTGGATCATCGAAGACGACTACGACAGCGAATTCCGCCATCAAGGCGAACCGATAGCCGCGATGCAGGGCCTGGTCGAAGACGCGCCGGTGCTCTACGTGGGCACGTTCAGCAAAACCATGTTCCCGGCGCTGCGCCTGGGTTTCGTGGTGCTGCCCGAAGCCATCGCCGCGCAGGCAATGCCGTCCATCATCGAGATGCTGCGCGGCGGCCACCGGCTGGAACAGCTGACCATGGCCGCCTTCATGGAAAACGGCCAGTTCTCGCGCCACCTGGGCCGCATGCGGCGCCTGTACCGCGAACGCCAGGGAGCGTTGCGCGAGGCGCTGGCGGCGCATCTGGGGATCGAACACGAGGTGCTGGGCGGACATTCCGGGCTGCATCTGACGGTGCGGCTGCCTGCGGCGTATCCCGACCGCGAGATCGTGGAGGAGGCGCGCAAGATCGGCATGAATCCGGGCGCGTTGTCGTCATTCGCGGTAGCGGCGCGGGCGGAAGATAACGGGCTGGTGATCGGGTATGGGAATACGGGGGCCGAGCGGTTTCCGGCGTTGGTGCAGAGGTTACGGAAGGTGGTGCTGGCGGCGCGGCAGGCTTCGTAG